One Glycine max cultivar Williams 82 chromosome 8, Glycine_max_v4.0, whole genome shotgun sequence genomic window, AAGTACTATCAACAACACTGAGtaattgattttggttggtgtttatCTCAGGTTACTTTATCCACTAGAGTgcattattcttatttttttgtttccaatTTTCAGTCATGGCATTCAATTGCAATTTTAACACCAACAACTAATTAAAGCAAGACACAGTTTTCAGGTTAAAAATTACCGTCACGGACACAAGCAAGGGAAGGAAGGTGGTTtgatttttcaatttgtttattttattttgttacttaATCTCTCTTTGGAGAGATTGGAATTAGACCAATGATACTCAATATTTGTTGTCCATAAATGCAtggatacttttttttataataaatataacaattttgttATAGGTGGTTACCTAGGAGGTTGATTATGCCATGCATTTTGCTTGCTTCTGTATTGGCTTGCTTGTTGTTGAGTGCTAATGTTATAATCTTAATATGAATAGGATTTGTATCTGTAACAACTTCTTCTATTAAGGAGTATTTAGTTATCAATGTCAACATGcctaaatttattcattttcaaattatactTGTATTATGTACCCCAAAAGTTGTGGCTATGTTTAGTTCTTGTCTTCAAGCACTACCCACATGTGACCCAATTTGAATCCTAACAATTGTGTTTTCCATTTCAGAAGTAAGCAAGGACTTTGTTGAATTACCTCCTGAACTGTGTTCCATCGTCATGATGCCAATATCAGATAGTCTCATTTATTCCTTCTCATTTATTACGTTAATCATGCATCAGTTTGAATGATTGCTTGGAGCTTTCAACTTGAAAAAGATGCATTTGGATCATTGTGCGCAAAATGAAATTGCAACAATCAAGGTCTGCTACAACTGCTCATCATTACAATCTAGAAAAGTAtatatttgcattttttttctccagAATAGGcaattttatatctttatgTTAATTGTccttaagaaacaaaaaaaagtagtgAAAACAGATTATTTTACTGAATGTTTTCTtgtaaacttatatatatatatatatatagagaactAATTCCTTTTGCCTTGCCCTCCTTTTACCCACTGTTGCTTCAGCCAATACACAATGAAGAGATTGAGGAGAAATTTGTGAAATATTCCATGTTAGCATcttttgattaatttgtatTGGTTTTCTACAAATGTATGgattctgttttgttttttgggtCCAACtgtcaaatatttaaaagatatttgCACCAATGATAGTTGTGATTTGCATTGTAGGTGTTGGAAGCAATCACAACAAAAAGGTGCGAAGAGGCCTTTCATTATGAGTCTCTAGAGACtcttggtgattcttttttaaaatatgctgCGAGTCAACAGCTGTTTAAAACCTATCATAATCACCATGAAGGTCTCCCTAAAATGTGCAGCAACGAATAGATCGATGTGAGTTATCCAGACTTTTTCAGTGCGACAAAATTCAATGGTTATATTCCTCCAAATAAAGAGGTCTTAGCAGTTTTCTCTTCAAGTTTCCTTTAAAATAGAatgcttccttttaatttcaataatagATTTATCTCACTTAtatgacataattttttatagtatattaatttcattGCAGAATTTTGACCGGGATAGTACAATTTCATTGCTGAATTAAGTCTCATATGAGAcatgaaatataattatatatgcacATATAGTTACTGTCAATattgaacaaaacaaaaaacaaaaaaaaattattgattctACATCAGTTGCGTACAAAAACGATGTAGAAAGTaagacattctacatcggttctcaatcaaaaccgatgtagaatggttTAGCATCTACTGCGGTGCCCAAAGAAATGATGTAGAAAAAGCAgctattctacatcggttatcaaaacaaccgatgtagaatgataTAGGCCCAAAAGACATGATGTAGAATAACAACTATTGTACATCAGTTATCaaaacaaccgatgtagaagggTACAAGATACTACTACGGTTTTGGCAGAAAACGATGTAGAAAATaaggcattctacatcggttctatgcataaccgatgtagaaggtaatgcattctacatcggtttatCGGTTCATCgctgataaccgatgtagaatgttctgtATTCGACGACGGGTTTTACAAGACACACGTCTTTGTAATTGAGGTATTCTACATCGGTCTGATAACCGACATTGTAGGACGCCTGACTTTCTACATCGCCTGCTACGATGACGCgtcataaccgatgtagaatgtgtcatagaaccgatgtaaaaagcctgttttctagtagtgttggtttctcttaaagattttaGAATCCtgagtgaaaaaagaaaatatgaatttgaatcCTACCATTTAATTTTTCACACAATTGTGAGGTTAAGATGAGAGTGAAAGAAGTAGACCTTAAGTTAGGTAAGTTAGGTTGTATGTACAGAGAGCTAATGAAATTATTAAACTTACAGAAGCCACAACCataaattgttgttttcatgTTCTCCTTTCTAAAGTGTAAAACAGACCCGCAAGATTACCACAATAAAATTTTTCAATATGCATTATATACCAAGTTTCTCCATGCTCTATACTAATTTGATAATATTCTAATGATACCATGCATTATACCAAGGTAGGTAGTTGTTATGGGGTTATTAATTAGTGAGACTAGGACTGGGAGAATAGAGGGAAATAACTAAATAAGTAGGGGTTGAAtctgaaaactatataaaagAACCTCAGAGAAATATAGTGCAAACATCATGacattaagagtaaaaaaaaaaaaaagataaagacactaaacaacatgTATAAGTACCTATGGTCTTACATATATAGAAGCATATTCAATCAAGAACTTTGTCCAAGATGACTGtaatttatattctttcatCATTCATACCTCAGCCCTTTCATTATCAACGAAGTTATGACACAAACATAGACATCCTTTTATTGCCGTCAACattaaactaaatattttacttttaacttCCATGGTTAAATCATGTGGCAAAGGAATCTCTGAGAAGCTTCTTTGTCTCAAATCATAAGCAATAATTGCaccaaaatgttttttattagaTGTCAAAGCCAACCAATGAAGTGCCCCGTTAAAAAATGGCCCAGGTCAATGTATACCCAAAGTTACCCTCAACTTTCTTCCCTCTGAATTGGTTTTGCAGGAGAAAAACTTGATTCCCCAAATATGCATACCACTAGGGTTAGGGCAGATGGAGAAATCATAATCAAGAAGAGTTTGATTGGTGGGTGCAACAACTAAGTGAGATTTTACAAAATGAGGATCGGAAATGAAGGAAAGCCATGATTTACAAACACATTTGAAACGCAAGAGAGATTTGATTGGCAATCTCAATAAAATTTCTACTATCAAGTCATGAGAGAAAGTGGGGTTCATTTTCTCCTTACATTGAGTGGCATATAGAGAGAAAGGAGATGCAATATATAATAACTACGTAGCTTTTAAGAAAGATTAGGAGGTAACTTTGGTCTTTGGCCTTTGGTATGAGAGCTAACTTGCTAGTTTGTGAAAGCATATTTTGGTTAGTAGCAAGAGGCAATTTCATATGACAGCTTAGGAGTTATGCCTTTTGGTTGTTTGGGATGGATAGTTTTAGATTTacacctctcttttttttacacCGTTGTtagaatttgataaaaataataagaagaagaagaacttaagaagatagaaagaaattaatatttaaagaaaatttaattaaaaaatacccggaaagataaaaaaaaatcataagaaccataaaaaaaaatctgaggGAGAAAATAAAAGGGGTCAAAAActtgaaatttcaaaacaacaaaagatgaaTTGAAAAACAACGAATGATATACACTATAATGAGATAAgataaagagaataaaaaattaaataatctagCAGAAAGAAAAGAGCACATAAAGAGctggaagaaaaatatataaactcaaaagttgaaaagataaaaacattattaactaaaaattgcACTACAGATGCAAAGCAGGCATAACTGCAACAACCTAATACCTGATCAAACCCATTGCACatccataattaaaaaataagtttgaatATAGCTAGAGAGAAATGCTAACTAAACACTTTCtaacacattttattattaactaaaatttattataaattacaaaatattttgaatttcattttatatttaacaaatCTCACTCaagttatgtattttttaataaattttaaccaataataaatTGTGTCATAAAGAATGCATTAGAAaaaatcagttaaaaaaaaagggtgcTGCATCCTAACACTCTTTATTGAGATTATGGATTttcttttacttaattattaatttggtttctaaattattttaaattatttaatttggtcCTCAAATTCTTAAAAGATAAATCAATTTCATCTTTTCCATCAAATTGGAGATGATAATGTTAAGGTAAAAAATTGGTGGTTTCATTTGCAAACAtcactgtatttttttttcttttttcttttttcttttacaaagagAGACATCATATGTGCTAATGGGAGAGAgttcaaaaaaggaaaaaaaaaatacaataacagTTTTTAGTTGCCGTTGTTTGCAAATGAAATCCTTAGCATTTTATATTAACGTTGTTACCGACAATTTGATTGAGAGAActgaattgattaattttttaacaatttaagaacaaaaaataaaaaatttaataatttaagatcaaattaaataatttaaaataatttgaagagcatgttgataattaatttttttttaaaatgataagagATGAACCGAAGAACTCATCATTAAAACACGCGTGAAAACGCAGTAGAAATTACATTAGTTTTAACGACGTTGGTAATAAAATGAGAAACAACAGGAAATATTCTTAATTGTTTATGTAAGGATAAATCAAAATTCGCAAGAACATCCGCAACTTGGTTCCCTTCTCAAAGCATATGATTTCACTTCAAAGAACCTCCCTACAAGGAATACTCCTTAGTCCTTAATATCTTGAATCAGACTAAAGCAAGGATGATAAGATGGACATCCATTGTTTAGTAAAGACGTAGCTAGACACCTCTGAATCAGAATCAACAATTGAACCCACGACTCCAACCAAATTAAATTGTCCAAAGTTCAGCTATAACAGCTGAACAAGAACCAATATCAGCAGCATAAGAAAACATAAACCTGGCCATTTGAATCCCTAAATACACCTCCAGCAGCTGCTTTATTCAAAGCACTCACTGATCCACCGCAATTTAACTTATATTGTCCATAGGTTGGGTGCAACCAGCAAATGCTAAGTTGTCGTTACCATTCACACTTCCCAGCTGCAAGGAATTATGTACATGcatcatttaatttcaaaatataaaaagaaagtatTATATGCAAGGATGTGGGAGTGTAGAAAATAGGTGAAAGCATGATTTTTCACATACCAAACATTGTgcatatcatgattttttttcttgtctgtTACTGTTGGTGATCTTCACTTGTTTCCCAACTGACATTGGGAAACAGTTGACTCTCTCTATACATTGCAGATTGTTGATCTTGGTTGGCACAGTAGTACTCTTCACCTGCAGCAGCAACACAGGCGAGATGCTCAAGCAACTCTCCTTTGTCATTATGTTTCTCCAATCTTTCTCTCATATTTGATCCCAAAATTCCTCCATCTTTGGTGATGCATATGGGGGAAAAGCCATATGTAGGGATTACAAAAGACTTAGTCCAAGATGACTGCACTTTATATTCTTTCATTATCCATATTTCAGTCATTGCCCAGTCTTGGTCCGAGCAACTCACACTGAGACATCCTCCTATTACTCTTAAACTAaacatttcatattttttctttgttaaatgATCAAACAGAGCAATCTCTGATAAACTCCTTTTTATAAGATCAAAGGCAATAATCACATCAACCCATTTATCCTTAGAGAAAACCAACCAATGAAGTGTCTCATTCAAGAGTGATCCAATACTGAATTTCGAGCCGATACCCTGGTATGGAACATTAAGTTTAATCATCTTTCTGTTCCTGGAATTAGTTTTGAATGAGAAAACCTGGATTTCAGTTTTCCAATGAAACGGGATCATAATTAGCAAGTAGTCATCTGTTGATGTGTCATACCCAAAACCATATAAAAATCGATGGGTTAGCATATTTTCAAAGTTTAGTGATCGTTTACGGAATCTTGTCAACGGATTCCACATAATAAGATCACGACTCATCTCgtaatataaaagtataaacCCTCATGAACCCAAAATCTTAGCTCGATTGGGCAAACCATCATAATTGTCATAGTCATTGGGTTTAGGTGGAGGTGATTGAAGGGGGAGAAGCAAATACATTGCAGCAGAACATGTGTCTGGTGGTGCATCTGTATCAATGGATTGAACTTCAAGAGAATAACATTTTGATCTGAGAATGAGTCGATGGGAGGGTGCGGCTGCGAGGTCATAATGGGAATTGCCAAATTGGGGATCGGAGATGATAGAAAGCCATGACTTACATACGCACTTGAAACGCGAAACAGATCTCACTGGCAATCTTAGAAGAATTTCTCTCATCAAATCCATAGGGAGAGTGTGATTTTCCATGCTCGTAGCTCTTCTGTGGGTTATCCAATGTTTAACTTGGATTGCTTAGCCCTTCTGATGCTCCTATACCACATCAATTTCAAGAATATTAGGAATCACAGAAATAAATGCTAACAAAATACCAACACTCATAttagaaataacaaaaatgtatgAATCTCTCACTTCATAATTCATATCAAATGAGctccattaaaaaatttataatttttaataaaagaaagtttTATACATCATCATTGACCTGTTAATTAGTGTCAGGCTATACAAGTCTCACTTGTTATTTAGTGGATCTCAGTTCTGatttaagaaaaattcattAAGTGGGTGTGCAGCTAAGTCAAAATGAGATTTTGCAAAATGGGAATTGGAAATGAGGGAGAGTCATGCTTTATAAACACATTTGAAACGGAAGAGAGATTTGACAGACAACCTCAATAAAATTTCTACTATCAACTAATGACATAAAATGGGCTTTATTTTCTCCTTACTTTGAGTAGCACATAGAGAGAAAGGGAATGCTATTTATAAGGTAACTATTTAGCTTTTAAGAAACAGTAAGGGGTAATTAGCCTTTGTCTTTTCGCGTAAGATGCTAACACTGCTAGTTTGTGAAATCATATTTTGGTTCGTAACAAAAGGCAATTTCATGCGACATTTTGAGAGTTGTGCCTTTTGGTTGTTTCGTATAGGGTGGTTttggattttcattttttttccttaaaatttaatcaattgtAAGGTTCGTATTCTACGTATTTTTATTGGCGAGCATAATGATTATGACTTGTGCGTgcctaataaaaagaattaaactgGCAGCACTATACTTTTCAAATAGAAAATCATAaaggttaaaaattattaacaatctaaaaatttaaatgataacctttgtctatttttaatatttagacTAATAATATTGCAAAGAAATCATGTTTAATGTCATATCAAATATGATTTATGTTATTATGATAGTTACTTATATTTATCAATACATAGAAGGggattccataaaaaaatatctttaaaaaagaataatgacGATTGATGAGAGATTAATAATAAGCACTTCCTGAGGTTATACGGGTGTTCCTGTGATCCAGTATGTAGATTTTCTGCTTCAAAATATCAAGAGTACTTCACTGTTTCAAATCTTGAAGCTTTTGTATTACAACCATCGCCTCAGGATCCTTTctatgttatttaatttgaagTTTTTGATGGGGAAATTTTATCAGGTTATGTCTATTCATCATTCAAATTTCAACAGTGTCTTTTTTAGTAAGACGTACACTAAAATGGGGGTTATAGAGAACTTAGGCGACTAGGAATCCTATTTGTGTTTTCctgaagtaaattaaaaaactgtGCTAGAGCTTATTGGCTGTCTCTTCTCTAGCATCCTatgttatattttacttttgaaaTTTTGGTTGTTTAACCTTGAGTTGTTTTTAGTTTCTTGCATAATGTCACTTACAGATGCCTAATAGCTTTGGATgctattaagttttttttctttcttttttacagAATACTTTCATTATgttgattaatatttaatagtaataCTATTGCTACTCCAACTTCTCGCTCCCTCACTCAGTtactaaaagattaaaaaaaaaaagtaatagtcAAGCGACTGATCATCGAGTGAGTGAGATCAGATTCAATTTAAATTGCAACTCCACCTTCTCAAATGAACTTAATTATGAAGAATATTCGTCTTTGGCATTGAAAGATGGGTGTGGTGTCCTCTTCATTGGCGTGAAGTTGGTCCGTTTTCCCCTCCAAACTCGCCATGTACAATGAAGGAAGAAGCGACATGACCATTACTAATGATccatttattttggaaaataactTCTCATTATTGGGGGCAAACTAATTAGAACTCCCATGTGTGAAatgcattaattaatatttttaaaataacaagcCAATTTcctcttgttaaaaaaaatccaatttcctccatgttttatttcttttttcaagagAAAATTACTTGCCAACTTTAAGTTATGTCAGTCAAACATTAGTCACGGTTTCTTATATGAAGATTTTGGAGTACTAATTAAGTGAGGAAATTCCTAAACTTGAATCCTACCATTCAATTTTAAAGTTAAGGAGAGCGTGAAAGTAGTAAATTAAACCTTGATTTACGTTGCATACGAAGAGAGCTAATGCAATTaccaaattcaaagaaaaaataattatcaaattcatAGAAGCCATACAACTAAAATTGCCATTTCCACGTTCCCCTTTctataaaagaatcaaaagattaaCACAAAGAAATCTTTTAGACATGCATTATACCGAGTTTTTCCATGTTCTATAAAAAGTTGatatataattaactaaaaacGACCAAATGTTTTCTCACTAAGTGAAGTGCATGATCAAACGACACCATAAAGTTTGACTATGAATCATATTTATAGAAATCACTAATATCTAAATGCTTTTCAATGATTTTTCCTGTAGTTTTCCTGGGGATCTATCTTTACCTCTATCAATAGAATTACCCTCCATCTAATTTACTCTTCACACAAACTTTTACAAGTTTTCTCTGCACATCCTAAACCACCTAAAAGGAACATTAGTACATTACCCAACTTTCTCTCTAATTAATACATTCATTCCTAATCTCATTGTCTAGCGTGTTATTCATCCAACAGCATATTCCCTTATATTGAGTTAATTAAGTTTATTGTCTTGCTAGGTTGTTATCACCCAACATTTGCTTTCATACAACATTGCAAGTCTTGTATTATTAGCTCCTAGGTGATTAAGATCAACAACATCTTAacattctcaaataaaaaaggGCAAAAGcaatttaacttataaaaaaccAGTAACTGTTTTTACCAACAAAGGCATCTAAATGCTGTGAATTAATCAAATTAGTAGAGTTTTAACCTGAAAACTATGCAAAAGAGCATAAGAGAAGCAAACTgcaaacatattaatattaagaGGAAAAAGGCACTAATTAGCGTGTAtaacaataactaaaattttcCAACACCTACtctgaaacaaagttaaattgtAAGGTTCGTTGATGATCCAACATTACTGAAATCATCACTAATAAAACAGACACCATAAAATGCAAACATAATAACATTAAGGGGAATAAAGATAAAGGAACTAATTGACACCTACTAATAACACCAACTAGAACTTGCAAACTCCAACTCCGAATTCTGAAACATAGTTAAACTATAAAGTCTGTTGATACTCCAACTTTACTGAAATCACCATTCAAACAGACACTAGTTGATGTAATCCTATCCCCAAggatattggatagaagactctaagaagattgggtcagagatgcaagagaatgtCCTAAGATTTtcatgagtcttagggtagatttcgggctcaTAGACTAAGTATGAgttcacttatctttgtacatattagattaatatttcattatttttggatattgtatttagggcttcataatgtaggtagggtatcctagaaatgtaagatttttcaacccttgtattttaaggcacctagactagtttttgtattaggagtagttttgtaatttcacatgcattaagtgaatatttgatgtatgtgttgagaaataaatttaattgaattgggagaagtccaatcgaattaaattttagagagggagacgaacatttgcttgctacacctcattgtcacatcatatagtcacactttgtgtatgtccttcatattttacatgtctcatgacaccgaAACActcttagtggagaatcttggacttatcttggattagtgggctgaaccatagctaaaattcactaatcataattagtgaaattttggctccaaaatttggctccacaaatttaatttcaaattcaagtgaaatttaaatagaaattcaaatttccctctaattttgtgtgacatttaggctataaatagagggcatgtgtgtgcattttttcaactttgatcatttgagaattacacttcaaagttcagacctcatttgaggcataaaagtttgtgccccttctctccctctccctccactcatcttctcctaccttcaagctcttatccatgtcTTCCTATGGtgatgagcttcttcttgactcatcttctccttgaagtggtgtcttcaatcatctttcttccttcttcattccactgccattaaacttcaagaagcaaatgactccattgatgaagaagatccaaggcctacaagctccacatgaaACTACATCACTAGTTCTGCACCAACATTGCCATTTTCTTCCCAGTGCTATGCCTTTCGCTAGTTGTGTCACCATTTGTAGGAAAGTGACATTCTTGCATATTTGATGGCCTGCAAGAAACATAAGCAAATATTAgaatattaatatgaaattcaCCAAGATTTTAGCAGTAAAACATTAATATTGTAAAATCTCATGGCAAATAATTGTTTTACTCTAAACattgtttgtttttctaatgTATTTTCCAACTCAAATTACCTTTTATTATTGTTGCTTCTTAGTAACCAAGACATCAAATATTCTATCTAAGCAAGGTAAATTGGATTCACACCACTGAATCTTATCTTTTCGAGCAATCATATGTAtcgtttaatataaaaaaaatagaagaaaaaaatagtatgaTTACCAAGGATGGGGATTGGGGAGAGTATAAAATAGGTGAAAGCAAGATTTTTTCACATACCATgaaaaaatgtttcattttttcacAATGCAAGATGAATAAATTGGAGAACAATTCATACctcaatttttttgtatgttACTGTTGGGCATCTTAACTTGTTTACAAATCATCATCACGTGTGTCTGAATCATCATCGTCACTTCTTTTGAAATgcaccataataataataataataataataataataataataataataataaagaaaacaacaacaatctCTCCCCTGTTAAAATCCTCCCCTTCCCCTCCCCCTCTCctaatttccttttcttttccatAACTCACCCCATCTCTCAAACCCTCCATatgtttttccattttttatcaTCTCTCAACCTTCCACTCATTTTCCTCCATTGCTCCAAAATTTCTCAAATTTATTGCATCCTACTGTCACCTTCAAGCATGGGAAGGCGATTAGAGTAAAAAGAGAACATCACTCatttccttaaaatatttatttgatctttttaaagtaaatttataACTCATTGTGTTAGATGAGTATTTTATagcatattttagttatttgtcGGTATGCtaaatttagaaattttacCTAATctcttgttctttttattttaaatgcttCGATCTTGTGAAAAAAATACGGTGATTGATTCTTCCAACAGTATTGAAATACATTGATTGCGTTCTTTTTTAGTGAGTTGCTAATCTActtaacaacatttttttaaaattcttttaggaTACGAAAGTAAACttcaaaatatattcttttgttATCTTTGAAATTCTAGGGGTACTTGAGATTTaagtaaaatgtttatttttgcttgattaaaatttattatgagatTTTCGATAAGATATTTAAGAATGAATATtggattatatttatttatttattgtgagATCATAATTGATTGTCGTTCGCTACAACCTGAGTCAAATACTCatagtgtgtgtatatatatatatatatatatatatatatatatatatgtgtgtgtgtgtgtgtgtgtgtgtgtgtgtgtgtgtgtgtgtgtgagttaAACACTCATagcatatatgtgtgtgtgttttatcCTTGTGGCATTTGAGATGGTCTTCACGAACGTGACAAAGTCTCGATAAATGTCATTCGCTAAATAGTATTCCATATTATATTGGGTTCTATTTACTATGAATTGCACTGCGGGCGCACGTCCTGACAAAACTTCATCAAACACATTAGATCCATTTAACACAGTAATATCATTATTTGAATCGGTGGTGCCAAAAAATGCAAGTCAAATCCACGAGTCTTGTGATGCCATGGCTTCAAGAATGATTGTTGGGTTGTGATGATCACCTTGACAAAATTGACATTTCTGTGCAACTTGACAATTTTTTCATTCCCAGTGCATACAATCAATGGAACCTAACACACCTGAAAATCCGCATGTCGCTCCCATTTTTAGTAGTCGTTTGGTGTCTTTGTTATTTGATCTTTTCAAGTACTCATTCCCAAATATAGTGCAGATGTCTGATACAAATCGCTCCAAGCATTCCACTGCAATTGTTTCACCCATTCGAACGTATTTATCCATATTGTCAGCAGGTGATCCATAAATCAATA contains:
- the LOC100789250 gene encoding putative F-box protein; translated protein: MNPTFSHDLIVEILLRLPIKSLLRFKCVCKSWLSFISDPHFVKSHLVVAPTNQTLLDYDFSICPNPSGMHIWGIKFFSCKTNSEGRKLRVTLGIH
- the LOC100789783 gene encoding F-box protein At4g22390 yields the protein MSRDLIMWNPLTRFRKRSLNFENMLTHRFLYGFGYDTSTDDYLLIMIPFHWKTEIQVFSFKTNSRNRKMIKLNVPYQGIGSKFSIGSLLNETLHWLVFSKDKWVDVIIAFDLIKRSLSEIALFDHLTKKKYEMFSLRVIGGCLSVSCSDQDWAMTEIWIMKEYKVQSSWTKSFVIPTYGFSPICITKDGGILGSNMRERLEKHNDKGELLEHLACVAAAGEEYYCANQDQQSAMYRESQLFPNVSWETSEDHQQ